Proteins found in one Parasteatoda tepidariorum isolate YZ-2023 chromosome 7, CAS_Ptep_4.0, whole genome shotgun sequence genomic segment:
- the LOC107444846 gene encoding gastrula zinc finger protein XlCGF58.1-like codes for MQIEMTSDGEDIVVNAFTKEIIHGVPQHLKLPTSANGMKELFVCDVCSKAFYSLLQLNRHKATHFPSAFCPVCNKTFSSVSVLNRHIVTHSSVKPYNCAECGRGFARKQSLERHLLSHSENQAKLPAPSICPICRKEFKWASSLTKHMSVHSGIKPHICLICSRGFRKKAYLKQHILTHTGEKPFPCQLCGKPFADKSSRRKHYRIHTGERPHTCEVCGKGFTEKVHLREHSVTHTGQKDFACEWCDMKLTTKSSLQRHIMNHTDIKPFVCDVCSKTFRRKTALDDHYTTHNNVKPFPCTLCDKKFSQKYLLSLHMLTHSDVRAFSCDKCDKTFKRRKNLREHLIRHSEKTYKCEVCDQSFYFRSQLREHSLIHTDENPFQCATCNVFFKCKENMKRHFKYQHSNDCDEDICNIDCDDDKSNNDCDEHKSNDEINSANSSHETGSLNDNPNGSENLESVSDLPESLNSFSNSFENHENNFCASLNTYDDALIYDVNATTNE; via the coding sequence ATGCAGATCGAAATGACTTCAGATGGCGAAGACATTGTAGTTAACGCTTTTACTAAAGAAATTATTCATGGCGTACCTCAACACTTAAAACTACCTACTTCTGCAAATGGCATGAAAGAGTTGTTTGTTTGCGATGTATGTAGCAAAGCGTTTTATAGCTTACTTCAATTAAACCGACATAAAGCAACCCATTTTCCTTCCGCTTTCTGCCCCGTTTgcaacaaaacattttcatctGTTAGCGTTTTAAATCGGCACATCGTTACCCATTCTTCTGTTAAACCTTACAATTGTGCTGAATGTGGTCGTGGATTCGCTAGAAAACAAAGTCTCGAGCGGCATTTGTTATCTCATTCCGAAAATCAGGCAAAATTACCAGCTCCTTCAATCTGCCCCATCTgcagaaaagaatttaaatgggCGAGCTCATTGACAAAACATATGTCTGTTCATTCCGGGATTAAACCTCATATATGTCTTATCTGTAGTCGAGGGTTTCGTAAAAAAGCGTATCTCAAACAGCATATATTGACTCACACTGGAGAAAAGCCATTTCCATGTCAATTGTGTGGAAAGCCATTTGCAGATAAAAGCTCACGCCGTAAACATTACCGTATTCACACTGGGGAGAGACCACATACTTGTGAAGTTTGTGGCAAAGGCTTCACTGAAAAAGTTCATTTACGTGAACATAGCGTCACCCACACTGGTCAAAAGGATTTTGCCTGTGAATGGTGCGATATGAAACTAACTACCAAAAGTAGCTTACAGCGACACATAATGAATCACACTGACATCAAACCTTTTGTATGTGATGTTTGTAGTAAAACATTTAGGAGAAAAACTGCTCTTGATGACCATTACACTACTCATAATAATGTTAAACCATTTCCTTGCACGCtatgtgataaaaaattttctcaaaagtatCTTCTTAGCTTGCACATGTTGACACATTCTGATGTGCGAGCATTTTCATGTGATAAGTGCGATAAGACATTTAAAAGGCGGAAAAATTTGAGAGAGCATTTGATAAGACATTCTGAGAAGACTTACAAATGTGAAGTTTGCgatcaaagtttttattttcgaagTCAACTTCGTGAACATAGTTTGATACATACTGATGAAAATCCATTTCAGTGTGCAACttgcaatgtttttttcaagTGCAAGGAAAACATGAAGCGCCATTTTAAATACCAACATTCAAATGATTGTGATGAAGATATATGTAACATAGATTGTGATGAtgataaaagtaataatgattGTGATGAACATAAAAGCAATGATGAAATTAATAGTGCTAATTCTTCCCATGAAACTGGTTCCTTAAATGATAATCCAAACGGTTCTGAAAATCTTGAAAGTGTTTCAGACTTACCTGAGTcgttaaatagtttttcaaatagcTTTGAAAATCATGAGAATAATTTCTGTGCTAGTTTAAATACGTATGATGATGCATTGATTTATGATGTTAATGCTACCACTAATGAGTAA